One window of the Deltaproteobacteria bacterium genome contains the following:
- a CDS encoding glutathione S-transferase family protein, with protein sequence MGHMLDGKWVDDDRITADVRGAFVRADSQFRGWVTADGSAGPSGSSGFKAEAGRYHLFVSYNCPWAHRAIIFRKLKQLDGVISMSLADKPKSAGWAYSEAIDDFRPEEDGVFRLHQVYAAANANYTGKVTVPTLWDRERRTIVNNESSEIIRMFNAGFRAHTNVSYDFYPQELRGEIDKINELVYSHFNNGVYRAGFARSQEAYDEAVRKVFVCLDQMETWLGERRYLAGDHITEADWRAFPTLLRFDPVYHGHFKCNLRRVQDYPNLVNYLRELYQWPGIKETFDLQKTKAGYYSQMNVNPTGIVPVGPDMSHLELAHDRGRLAARPEN encoded by the coding sequence ATGGGCCACATGCTAGACGGGAAATGGGTGGACGACGATCGGATCACGGCCGATGTACGCGGCGCGTTCGTCCGCGCCGACTCGCAGTTTCGCGGCTGGGTCACGGCTGACGGCAGCGCGGGGCCGTCGGGTAGCAGCGGTTTCAAAGCGGAAGCTGGACGGTATCATCTTTTCGTTTCCTACAATTGCCCATGGGCGCATCGGGCGATCATTTTTCGAAAACTGAAGCAGCTCGACGGCGTAATCTCGATGTCGCTGGCCGACAAGCCGAAGAGCGCCGGTTGGGCCTACTCGGAGGCGATCGACGACTTTCGGCCAGAAGAAGACGGCGTGTTTCGTCTGCACCAAGTTTATGCCGCGGCGAACGCCAACTACACCGGCAAAGTCACCGTACCGACGCTATGGGACCGCGAGCGCCGGACTATCGTCAACAACGAGTCGTCGGAAATCATCCGTATGTTCAACGCCGGTTTCCGCGCCCACACGAATGTCAGCTACGATTTTTATCCGCAAGAGCTGCGCGGCGAGATCGATAAGATAAACGAACTGGTCTACAGCCATTTTAACAACGGCGTCTATCGCGCCGGTTTCGCGCGTAGCCAGGAAGCGTATGACGAAGCGGTAAGAAAAGTTTTTGTCTGTTTGGATCAAATGGAAACGTGGCTCGGCGAGCGGCGTTACCTAGCCGGCGATCACATCACCGAAGCGGACTGGCGCGCATTTCCGACGTTGCTTCGCTTCGATCCAGTCTATCACGGCCACTTTAAGTGCAATCTGCGGCGCGTCCAGGACTATCCGAACTTGGTAAATTATTTACGCGAGCTGTATCAGTGGCCGGGGATCAAGGAGACTTTTGACTTGCAGAAGACCAAGGCGGGTTATTACAGCCAGATGAATGTAAATCCGACGGGGATTGTGCCGGTCGGGCCGGACATGAGCCATCTTGAATTGGCGCATGATCGCGGGCGGTTGGCGGCGCGGCCGGAAAATTAA
- a CDS encoding alpha/beta hydrolase, whose protein sequence is MSEVKEELLDRAKGNRNPFLYTIYAEVAPVIHGLKSVDREDWAKAFSALAAPHEERAAQAEAAGDAATARREYLIAYDCYHVARYPAPNSPGKLEAYRKSQENFLKAARYFDLPLERVEMPFKGQASEGTSAFGLLRKPKGVAKAPVVMLWGGIDAFKEERPSDHYLAAGMATLAIDMPGVADAPIAGSENGERLWNAFFDFIASRADLDAGRVGMHGGSTGGYWATKVAHTHAHRLRAVVNQGGPAHFAFQKDWIVKAQRGEYPFELAETLACAFGRSSAEEWIEYAPKLSLLDRGLLDKPCAPLLCVNGVNDSVFPIADMYLLLEHGKPKSARFYAGGHMGGGDSQSVIVQWLKQQLSM, encoded by the coding sequence ATGAGCGAAGTGAAAGAAGAACTGCTCGATCGAGCCAAGGGCAACCGCAATCCATTTCTTTATACGATCTACGCTGAAGTGGCGCCGGTAATTCACGGACTTAAATCCGTCGACCGGGAGGATTGGGCCAAAGCGTTCAGCGCTCTCGCGGCGCCCCATGAAGAGCGCGCGGCTCAAGCGGAAGCGGCGGGCGACGCGGCGACGGCGCGCCGAGAATATTTGATCGCCTACGATTGCTATCACGTGGCGCGCTATCCGGCGCCCAACTCGCCGGGGAAGCTAGAGGCTTACAGAAAGTCTCAGGAAAATTTTCTCAAAGCCGCGCGTTACTTCGATCTGCCATTGGAGCGCGTCGAGATGCCATTCAAAGGACAAGCCAGTGAAGGCACTTCCGCCTTCGGTCTTTTGCGCAAACCGAAAGGCGTGGCCAAAGCACCGGTCGTGATGTTGTGGGGCGGCATCGATGCGTTTAAAGAAGAGCGGCCGAGCGACCACTATCTCGCGGCAGGAATGGCGACGTTGGCGATCGACATGCCCGGCGTCGCCGATGCGCCGATTGCCGGTTCGGAAAATGGCGAGCGGTTGTGGAACGCGTTTTTCGATTTCATCGCCAGCCGTGCCGACTTGGACGCCGGCCGCGTCGGCATGCACGGCGGCAGCACCGGCGGCTACTGGGCGACCAAGGTTGCCCATACCCACGCGCACCGTTTGCGTGCTGTGGTCAACCAAGGCGGACCGGCACACTTCGCTTTTCAAAAAGACTGGATCGTCAAGGCGCAGCGCGGTGAGTATCCTTTTGAATTGGCAGAAACTTTGGCTTGCGCCTTCGGCCGTTCCAGCGCCGAAGAGTGGATCGAGTACGCGCCCAAGCTGTCGCTGCTTGATCGAGGCCTCCTCGACAAGCCCTGCGCGCCGCTCTTGTGTGTCAATGGCGTCAACGACAGCGTCTTTCCGATTGCCGATATGTATTTGCTACTCGAACATGGCAAACCGAAATCGGCACGCTTCTACGCCGGCGGCCACATGGGTGGCGGCGATTCGCAGTCGGTGATCGTTCAGTGGTTGAAGCAGCAACTGTCGATGTGA
- a CDS encoding ABC transporter permease, whose amino-acid sequence MASESDSQASLSGHAAIAGAESLPVYNSAGRDFLTRVLPPVLAVSSVIAIWWTLYLIYPRLLPSPQSTVNEAIRLLSDGTFFFHMYQSLRRVFVGATVAMGFSIAVGIYMGTVRMGEHFFQPLVVLGLTIPGLMWALIAVMLFGINEFASYFAVAVTTFPMLVINIWAGVKSLDKDLMDMSHVFHFTKAMKITQVILPQLVPNIFAATRYGLGLAWKVVVVVEMFGTSNGVGYQVMKSYQVFNMEGVIAWTLTFVVAMIVIEYGAINLAERRLTAWRPKIDVWRR is encoded by the coding sequence ATGGCCAGTGAATCCGATAGCCAAGCTTCTTTAAGCGGCCACGCAGCCATCGCCGGAGCCGAATCGCTTCCTGTTTATAATTCGGCGGGGCGCGATTTTTTGACCCGCGTGCTACCGCCGGTGTTGGCGGTCTCAAGCGTGATCGCGATTTGGTGGACGCTTTATCTGATTTATCCACGCCTGCTGCCGAGCCCGCAGAGCACGGTCAACGAAGCGATCCGCTTACTTTCCGACGGCACGTTTTTCTTTCACATGTATCAAAGCCTGCGCCGGGTTTTCGTCGGCGCTACCGTGGCGATGGGCTTCAGCATCGCCGTCGGCATCTACATGGGCACGGTGCGGATGGGCGAACATTTTTTTCAGCCGTTGGTAGTGTTGGGGCTGACCATTCCCGGGCTCATGTGGGCGCTCATCGCCGTCATGCTATTCGGCATCAACGAGTTCGCTTCCTATTTCGCCGTAGCCGTGACGACCTTTCCCATGCTGGTGATCAACATCTGGGCCGGCGTGAAGTCCTTGGACAAAGATCTCATGGACATGAGCCATGTTTTTCATTTCACCAAAGCGATGAAAATCACCCAGGTGATCTTGCCGCAGCTGGTGCCGAATATTTTCGCCGCCACTCGCTACGGCTTGGGCTTGGCTTGGAAAGTCGTCGTGGTGGTCGAGATGTTCGGCACCAGCAACGGCGTCGGCTATCAGGTGATGAAGTCCTACCAAGTGTTCAACATGGAAGGCGTCATCGCCTGGACGCTCACCTTCGTCGTCGCCATGATCGTCATCGAATACGGCGCCATCAATCTCGCCGAGCGCCGTTTGACGGCGTGGCGCCCCAAGATCGACGTCTGGAGACGCTAG
- a CDS encoding ABC transporter substrate-binding protein — translation MNGASKKFRAYIPCRGRPTCRSSKQWTVLFTVLGLFFSNLLHAAEPPQKVCIGYPSSAVSTLPFDIAKEKGFYTKAGVDVEYIQMRSALGPQAILNGNIQFFTSPQSAINAAVAGLPLVVVLSLYRDSPWVLVTTKEINRSSDLIGKRIAISDIRSSPYYFARAGLRKLAIEEKQINLVTTGGTANSFATLTTNQVAGAVLSPPFDEKAVSLGYKKFLYLGDLADIPYVGLFTSQAEIRSNRERIRRTIAAVLEAVNWQRNNRAEAVKMIASRFKISAAEAERSYESMTAIFSPDGAINSKKVLGYLKILGEERPIPENFDAEKLVDFTMLPSAR, via the coding sequence ATGAACGGTGCAAGCAAAAAATTCCGTGCATACATTCCTTGTAGGGGCAGACCTACGTGTCGGTCCTCCAAACAATGGACGGTCTTGTTTACGGTACTTGGATTGTTTTTCAGCAATTTGCTACACGCCGCCGAACCGCCGCAGAAAGTCTGCATCGGCTACCCGTCCTCGGCGGTTTCCACCCTTCCCTTCGACATCGCCAAAGAAAAAGGCTTCTACACCAAAGCCGGCGTCGACGTCGAATATATTCAGATGCGTAGCGCGCTCGGTCCCCAAGCGATTCTCAATGGCAATATTCAATTCTTCACTTCGCCGCAGTCGGCGATCAACGCCGCGGTGGCGGGCTTGCCGTTGGTCGTCGTGCTGTCGCTCTACCGCGACTCTCCTTGGGTCTTGGTCACGACCAAAGAAATAAATCGAAGCTCAGATCTCATCGGTAAACGCATCGCCATCTCGGATATTCGATCTTCGCCCTATTACTTCGCCCGCGCTGGACTGCGAAAACTCGCCATCGAGGAAAAACAAATCAACTTGGTCACCACCGGCGGAACGGCCAACAGCTTCGCGACATTGACGACCAATCAAGTGGCCGGCGCGGTCTTGAGCCCGCCCTTCGATGAGAAAGCCGTGAGTCTCGGCTACAAGAAATTTCTTTATCTGGGCGACCTCGCCGACATCCCATACGTCGGCCTGTTTACCTCCCAGGCGGAAATCCGTAGCAACCGCGAACGCATCCGCCGCACCATCGCCGCCGTCCTGGAGGCGGTCAACTGGCAGCGCAACAATCGCGCCGAAGCGGTCAAGATGATCGCCAGCCGCTTCAAAATTAGCGCAGCCGAAGCGGAACGGTCTTACGAATCGATGACCGCGATCTTTTCGCCCGACGGCGCCATCAACTCCAAGAAGGTGCTAGGCTATCTAAAAATCTTAGGCGAAGAACGGCCGATACCGGAGAATTTCGACGCCGAAAAGCTCGTCGACTTCACTATGCTACCCTCGGCGCGCTGA
- a CDS encoding NAD(P)-dependent oxidoreductase has translation MQTVGFIGLGNMGGPVAGHIQRAGFPLNVFDLRAQASEPFRERGATVVPSAAELAARSDIVMTALPMPNDVEQVAKQIVDGIKPGAIYIDISTSPPTLIRKLEPLFAAKGAHVLDAPVASGQPGAARGIHEVMVGGEKEIFERAKAVLDAFGDQVIHAGPLGSGSICKLVHQMINSTISQAIAEGLTLGVKAGVDTIALWECVRRGMVGRMHVLHSQVPQNVFRNDYATDTFPLKLLRKDVGLATALGRTLDVPLPLANIAEQTLVAALNRGWGDLSAYTVPFRLQEEAAQVELRAEGVDPAQAARYISTHPESK, from the coding sequence ATGCAAACCGTCGGATTCATCGGTCTCGGCAATATGGGCGGCCCGGTCGCGGGCCATATCCAGCGCGCCGGCTTTCCGCTCAACGTTTTCGATTTGCGCGCGCAAGCGAGCGAACCCTTTCGCGAGCGCGGCGCTACCGTCGTCCCATCGGCGGCTGAACTTGCGGCACGAAGCGATATCGTCATGACCGCGCTGCCGATGCCCAATGACGTCGAACAAGTTGCGAAGCAAATTGTCGACGGCATCAAACCCGGCGCCATCTACATCGACATCTCGACTAGCCCACCGACGCTGATCCGCAAACTCGAACCGCTGTTCGCCGCCAAAGGCGCGCATGTTCTCGATGCTCCTGTGGCCTCGGGACAACCGGGCGCCGCGCGCGGTATCCATGAAGTGATGGTCGGCGGTGAAAAGGAAATCTTCGAGCGCGCCAAAGCGGTGCTCGACGCCTTCGGCGATCAAGTGATTCACGCCGGGCCGTTGGGTTCGGGGAGCATTTGTAAGCTGGTGCATCAGATGATCAACAGCACGATCTCCCAGGCGATCGCCGAAGGGCTGACGCTTGGCGTTAAAGCCGGCGTCGATACCATAGCACTCTGGGAATGCGTGCGCCGCGGCATGGTCGGGCGCATGCACGTGCTGCACAGCCAAGTGCCGCAAAATGTTTTTCGCAACGACTATGCGACCGACACCTTTCCGCTCAAGCTCCTGCGCAAAGACGTCGGCTTGGCCACCGCATTGGGCCGGACGCTCGACGTACCGCTGCCGCTGGCGAACATCGCCGAGCAAACTCTGGTCGCGGCGCTCAACCGTGGCTGGGGCGATCTGTCGGCGTATACCGTCCCCTTTCGTCTCCAGGAAGAAGCAGCCCAAGTCGAACTGCGCGCCGAAGGAGTGGACCCGGCGCAAGCGGCGCGATATATTTCGACGCATCCGGAGAGCAAATGA
- a CDS encoding amidohydrolase — MAKHGYKILDSDMHILEPADLWRRYIDKKFTHRAPIGCTDHVRDLRLVGPDGRAWGRPDDPPAGTLPPPGHIFHKNQKLFAPHNQRGWSAQVQLEAMAEEGIDVAILYPSRGLNVLAMPELEVDFAAALARAYNDWLHDFCQADNAKLIGAGMISPFNIDDAIGEARRCVEQLGFRAIFLRANIVNGHNWHEPYYEPLWSALEDLDVPLGFHEANNSAARQAGDNFGYDFMLRHTFSHPLEQMLAVGAFCGGGILARHPKLRVAFLEGNCGWLPFLLWRLDEHWELYGDQWAPHLDSPPSYFFKRQCYASVECDEEPVKYTIDYLGNERLVFPTDFPHVDTKYPKAVERFLELPLSADDKRKILWDNCATYYGMTG, encoded by the coding sequence ATGGCCAAACACGGCTACAAAATTCTCGACAGCGACATGCACATCTTGGAGCCGGCCGATCTCTGGCGGCGTTACATTGACAAGAAATTCACACACCGTGCGCCCATTGGCTGCACCGATCACGTGCGCGACCTGCGCTTGGTCGGCCCCGACGGCCGCGCCTGGGGCCGGCCCGACGATCCGCCGGCGGGAACGCTGCCACCGCCGGGACATATTTTTCATAAGAATCAGAAATTATTTGCGCCACACAATCAGCGCGGCTGGTCGGCACAAGTGCAATTGGAGGCAATGGCAGAGGAAGGCATCGACGTGGCAATTCTCTATCCGAGCCGCGGCCTGAACGTGCTCGCCATGCCAGAGTTAGAAGTGGACTTCGCCGCCGCGTTGGCGCGCGCCTACAACGATTGGCTTCATGACTTCTGCCAAGCGGACAACGCGAAGCTCATCGGCGCCGGCATGATTTCGCCGTTCAACATCGACGACGCGATCGGCGAAGCGCGGCGCTGCGTCGAGCAGCTGGGCTTCCGCGCGATCTTTCTGCGCGCCAATATCGTCAATGGCCACAACTGGCACGAGCCTTACTACGAACCGCTGTGGTCGGCTCTGGAAGATCTCGACGTGCCACTGGGCTTTCACGAAGCGAATAATTCCGCGGCGCGCCAAGCCGGCGACAACTTCGGTTACGATTTTATGCTGCGCCACACTTTCTCTCATCCGCTGGAACAGATGCTCGCCGTCGGCGCGTTTTGCGGCGGCGGAATTTTGGCGCGCCATCCTAAGCTGCGCGTCGCCTTTCTCGAAGGCAACTGCGGCTGGCTGCCGTTTCTCCTCTGGCGTCTCGACGAACACTGGGAACTCTACGGCGATCAATGGGCGCCGCATTTAGATTCGCCGCCAAGTTATTTTTTCAAGCGCCAATGTTACGCGTCCGTCGAATGCGACGAAGAACCGGTGAAATACACCATCGATTATCTCGGCAACGAAAGACTAGTCTTCCCCACCGACTTTCCCCACGTCGACACCAAGTATCCCAAAGCCGTGGAACGATTTTTAGAATTGCCGCTGAGCGCAGACGACAAGCGGAAAATTCTCTGGGACAACTGCGCGACGTACTACGGCATGACGGGGTGA
- a CDS encoding ATP-binding cassette domain-containing protein, producing MAELVVENIEKWFHREDGQPFKVIDRLSFKAREGSVTVLIGPSGCGKSTLLNSIVGLERLDRGELKFVDGGKTQERPLIGYVFQSPRLLPWKTVGDNLRLALKGADVPEAQWQERVKKYLQMVGLEEYLNQFPLYLSGGQRQRVGLARALAIESDLVLMDEPFASVDELTARQLRQTTRRLCEQLHRTVLFVTHNLAEAAYMSDYVVTLTRRPATLDAYVTNPLPTPRQWGPDIYGFAAELETKVTLKEEGEL from the coding sequence ATGGCCGAACTCGTCGTGGAAAATATCGAGAAGTGGTTTCACCGCGAAGATGGCCAGCCCTTCAAAGTCATCGACCGTTTGTCGTTCAAAGCGCGTGAAGGCTCGGTCACGGTGTTGATCGGGCCCTCCGGTTGCGGCAAGTCGACGTTGCTTAATTCCATCGTCGGGTTGGAACGGCTCGACCGCGGCGAATTGAAATTCGTCGACGGCGGCAAAACACAAGAGCGGCCGCTGATCGGCTACGTCTTTCAAAGCCCGCGCCTGCTGCCGTGGAAAACCGTCGGCGACAACCTGCGCTTGGCGCTCAAAGGCGCCGACGTCCCTGAAGCGCAGTGGCAAGAACGAGTGAAGAAATATTTACAGATGGTCGGCTTGGAAGAATACCTCAACCAGTTTCCGCTTTATCTTTCCGGCGGCCAACGCCAACGGGTCGGTCTGGCGCGCGCCTTGGCGATCGAATCCGATTTGGTGTTAATGGACGAACCCTTCGCCAGCGTCGACGAATTGACCGCGCGGCAATTGCGCCAAACCACGCGACGCTTGTGCGAGCAGTTGCACCGCACGGTTCTGTTCGTCACCCACAACCTGGCCGAGGCCGCCTACATGAGCGACTATGTCGTCACCCTGACACGCCGGCCCGCAACTTTAGACGCCTACGTGACCAATCCGCTCCCGACACCACGGCAATGGGGGCCGGACATTTATGGCTTCGCCGCCGAACTCGAAACCAAAGTGACACTCAAGGAGGAAGGTGAATTATGA